The following proteins come from a genomic window of Anopheles ziemanni chromosome 3, idAnoZiCoDA_A2_x.2, whole genome shotgun sequence:
- the LOC131285269 gene encoding proton-coupled amino acid transporter-like protein CG1139 has translation MASTETLTQVSSAGADGQFKKASEEEYDPYQHRSVDKPISTVGTFIHVMKGAMGIGILSMPYAIRNGGLVFGVIGTFLLGLLYSYCVHLLVGTAYKICKRDRVPMLTYAQTVDRAFALGPVRTRPLGKILKTFIDYYFMITFAPMVYMVFVGTTLHDVINSRTDLDWDVRIYILMAAIPAIVITQVREIKYLVPFSAIATTLIIANVVISLYYIFREPLSTDDRDLFPTFSSLTKFLGSAFFAFDATVLIFPVSNQMKNPQHYLGCPGIVNVNNICLGFLYSFLGLMGYLRYGDAIQGAITLNFPTEENLALIVQVLSAVALLFSIGIFFYVPQEIIWRKLHRRVKPQWHMIVQSFIRLLYLAAIVGIACGIPDIGTFVGMIGSMFNPILDLWFPVLVDTVFRWPSDFGWMKWRLVKNILMAAFGSFVMITGTIFSVKDIIELYD, from the exons ATGGCATCGACGGAAACGTTGACCCAGGTCAGCTCTGCTGGTGCGGATggtcaatttaaaaaagcatCAGAAGAGGAATATGACCCATACCAGCATCGTAGTGTCGACAAACCGATCTC CACAGTTGGAACGTTCATACATGTGATGAAAGGAGCCATGGGAATCGGGATCTTATCGATGCCGTACGCCATACGGAATGGAGGACTCGTTTTTGGAGTTATCGGAACGTTCCTTCTAGGATTACTCTATTCATATTGTGTGCATCTACTA GTCGGTACCGCATATAAAATCTGCAAAAGAGATCGTGTCCCTATGCTGACATATGCTCAAACAGTTGATCGTGCGTTTGCCCTAGGTCCAGTCAGGACGAGGCCGTTGGGCAAAATATTGAA aacTTTTATCGATTACTACTTCATGATTACGTTTGCGCCCATGGTTTATATGGTCTTCGTCGGTACCACTCTACACGACGTTATCAACAGTAGAACTGATCTTGACTGGGACGTTCGCATCTATATTTTAATGGCCGCGATACCAGCGATTGTGATAACCCAAGTGAGGGAGATCAAATATCTGGTCCCCTTCTCGGCCATCGCGACGACGTTGATCATTGCCAATGTCGTGATTTCCTTATATTACATCTTTAGAGAACCTCTTTCTACTGACGATCGGGACCTATTTCCAACATTTAGTTCGTTGACGAAATTCCTCGG ATCAGCATTTTTTGCGTTCGATGCAACTGTACTTATTTTTCCCGTTTCAAATCAGATGAAAAATCCTCAGCATTACCTCGGCTGCCCGGGAATTGTGAATGTCAACAATATTTGCTTGGGATTCTTGTATAGCTTTCTTGGGCTGATGGGATACCTCCGTTACGGCGATGCAATTCAGGGCGCTATCACGCTAAACTTCCCAACCGAAGAAAA CTTGGCGTTAATCGTCCAAGTCCTGTCGGCCGTTGCACTTCTCTTCTCGATtggcatatttttttatgtcccACAAGAAATCATATGGCGTAAGCTGCATCGCCGAGTTAAACCACAGTGGCACATGATCGTGCAGTCGTTCATTAGGTTGTTATATTTAGCAGCGATCGTTGGCATTGCGTGTGGAATTCCAGATATCGGAACTTTCGTTGGAATGATCGGATCCATGTTCAACCCTATCTTAGACCTCTGGTTTCCTGTACTGGTCGACACCGTTTTCCGATGGCCTTCAGACTTTGGTTGGATGAAGTGGCGGTTGGTAAAGAACATTTTGATGGCTGCATTTGGATCATTTGTTATGATAACCGGGACTATATTCAGCGTAAAAGACATCATTGAGCTATATGATTAG